The window AACTGCATCCGAGGCGGATTCGCCTGTGCGGGATACCCCGTCCAACGGGGGGGAACTGGCTGGCACAAGGCGGACAAGCAGCCGGCCACGATACCGCTCGAGTCCAAGGATCCCAGCTACGTCCCGCCCGGCGCCTACGGCATGCCGCAGCAAGCCGCGTACGCCCCCCAACCGGCCAAGCGGGAACCCCTACCGCCCTATCGCGGCCAGGCTCTCCGGATAGACCCCCCTCAGGGCCGGTCTCTGGCGctgtccgacgacgaccggccgacggcgtcgacccTGACCGGCGCGTCCGTCACCAGCCCGGGCATGAAGATCTCGGCCGCTCCCTACACGCCCGCCAACGCTTTCCCGACACCCGTCAGCGCCAAcacgcagccgccgccgttcgCGGAGAGGATGGCCAAAGACTATCACCACGTGCCGTCGCTCCACGACATGGCCAGAAGCGAAGGCGAGACGGCCCGGGCCGGAAATCAGCTACCACAGATAAACATTCTCCACCCGACGCGGGCGAGCAGCCCGACGAGCCGCCCTCAGCAACCGGCGTCGAATGCCCAGGTGGCCGCCCAGCTGGCCCTGTCGCACCCGCAGTTCCCGCAGAGGAGAACGCAGAAGGAGGAGATGCTGTGCGGGAGGCATTACTACCCCTTCGACAAAGAGCTCTGTCTGGAGCGCGAGCGGTGCGCCGTCGCTTGCTGGAGGTTCAACAACCTCACGAACCCGCCCTCCCACGGCGTGTCCCCCGAGGAGCGAGCCCGCTTGTTCCTCGAGATACTGCAGCCTCGCTATCCCGTACGGATATCGCCGAGCGAGGCTTCACCCGTGACCAACGTTGGGCGGGTCGGTCGCCACGTTGCCGTGGAGACCCCCTTCACCTGCGACTACGGCTACAACATCTCGATCGGCAACCACGTAGCCATTGGCCGAAACTGCACCATCAACGACGTTTGCGAGGTCAAGGTGGGCGACAACTGCGTCATCGGCCACAACGTCAGCATCTTCACCGCATCCTTGCCCATCGACCCCAAGAAGCGCCAGGGAGGGCAGGGCCCTCAGATGGGCAAAGGCATCACCATCGAGCAGGACTGCtggatcggcggcggcgccatcatcCTGCCGGGCCGCATCATTGGAAAGGGgagcaccgtcggcgccggctccaTCGTCACCAAGGTTTGCTCCGCCCCCTCCTCCGCGCATTTGCTTTGTTTTGCGTCGCCGGCTGACGGTCCCACCCAGGACGTGCCACCtttcaccgtcgtcgccggcaaccC of the Drechmeria coniospora strain ARSEF 6962 chromosome 01, whole genome shotgun sequence genome contains:
- a CDS encoding hypothetical protein (related to acetyltransferase), yielding MSAFTALNGGSPRTAAPPQPVEPAGRKTVPHERPQGKVTVESRDLPELSRHRTESLQKPERTASEPNYADVDGSHKRKRSSSDDANSPSPAREQAPTGKGRPSPPREHRHAGHGRGEGEAVRLSRRGHDEHGVPGKRPTSTTNSTAHGRADDHANDTLQRASSQLDHSDYSQTSPDGEDRSMSVYSPFPGDHRQDLMLQHDPKKRKRNFSNRTKTGCLTCRKRKKKCDEQKPECRPSPPDAMRRPRIFRPFVAFEFYADDAPGSNCIRGGFACAGYPVQRGGTGWHKADKQPATIPLESKDPSYVPPGAYGMPQQAAYAPQPAKREPLPPYRGQALRIDPPQGRSLALSDDDRPTASTLTGASVTSPGMKISAAPYTPANAFPTPVSANTQPPPFAERMAKDYHHVPSLHDMARSEGETARAGNQLPQINILHPTRASSPTSRPQQPASNAQVAAQLALSHPQFPQRRTQKEEMLCGRHYYPFDKELCLERERCAVACWRFNNLTNPPSHGVSPEERARLFLEILQPRYPVRISPSEASPVTNVGRVGRHVAVETPFTCDYGYNISIGNHVAIGRNCTINDVCEVKVGDNCVIGHNVSIFTASLPIDPKKRQGGQGPQMGKGITIEQDCWIGGGAIILPGRIIGKGSTVGAGSIVTKVCSAPSSAHLLCFASPADGPTQDVPPFTVVAGNPARVLRGVGVAP